A DNA window from Drosophila sechellia strain sech25 chromosome X, ASM438219v1, whole genome shotgun sequence contains the following coding sequences:
- the LOC6615874 gene encoding homeobox protein vnd isoform X1, translated as MTTSASLERTPSKRDRDRERDNSSGLGSAGSLPASPQSAITVSPSSPATPKRPLRTSTPSLERKREREDREDLEDRKERQERHERDRDHERFATVFSTASTTVPTNTSSSSGLAPEQLRIPTGAAAFSGFPGLHSMSSLMLPSSAAVAAAAAAPFLPWSPILLPPWNHALLPAAFYPAALRNALPGLFDAKVPSSQRSGFHISDILNLEGSELKNAAAAAAAAAHHGSDLSHHSGSESTSGHRGQGSHTSPSALSPTPAGVSVDEHHNSSGTGGGAGEADHHSTTEHHAPPSHPQQQHPHHQQHHHPHLLLQQQHHQQAVAPLPLAHHQSGEAQSHAHANAAAAHLLASHNAAAAAAVAAGQYLPNLPKNFPGSFGDEMSSYHHMAQTMLQHSGRSAWIKENELYGTQQPASPDSTSPVTSEVSYTYIGSNCQTSPALSGDYKSYSRSADSDALSVGDALHTLHGSSGNGGAGGAPTAHALHNNNNNTTNNNNHSLKAEGINGAGSGHDDSLNEDGIEEDIDDVDDADGSGGGDANGSDGLPNKKRKRRVLFTKAQTYELERRFRQQRYLSAPEREHLASLIRLTPTQVKIWFQNHRYKTKRAQNEKGYEGHPGLLHGHATHPHHPSALPSPRRVAVPVLVRNGKPCLGDSSKLGADCVSVSSATATAMQNAAAHHLVALNGAAAYQHAAAAAAGLHAHAHAHAHAHGHGHPHAHAQRAAWWP; from the exons ATGACCACGTCGGCGTCCTTGGAGAGGACCCCCTCAAAGCGGGATCGAGATCGCGAGCGGGACAACAGCAGCGGTCTGGGCAGCGCCGGCAGCTTGCCCGCATCACCCCAAAGCGCGATCACGGTGAGTCCGTCCTCCCCAGCCACGCCGAAGCGCCCGCTGCGCACCTCAACGCCCTCGCTGGAGCGGAAGAGGGAGCGTGAGGATCGGGAGGACCTGGAGGATCGCAAGGAGCGGCAGGAACGGCACGAGCGAGACAGAGATCACGAGAGATTCGCCACAGTCTTCAGCACCGCCAGCACCACCGTGCCCACGAACACAAGTTCCAGTTCCGGATTGGCGCCGGAACAGCTTCGCATTCCGACGGGCGCAGCCGCCTTCAGCGGATTCCCGGGGCTCCACAGCATGAGTAGCCTCATGCTTCCATCGTCGGCGGCTGTggccgccgcagcagctgccCCCTTTCTGCCCTGGTCGCCCATCCTGCTGCCGCCGTGGAACCACGCCCTCCTACCAGCCGCCTTCTATCCGGCGGCCCTGCGAAACGCTTTGCCCGG CTTATTTGATGCAAAGGTCCCGTCGTCCCAACGCTCTGGCTTCCATATATCGGACATCCTGAACTTGGAGGGCTCCGAGCTGAAGAAtgcagcagctgccgccgccgccgccgcccacCATGGCAGCGATTTGAGTCACCACTCGGGCAGTGAATCCACCAGTGGACATCGCGGCCAGGGATCTCACACCTCGCCTTCGGCGCTCTCGCCCACGCCAGCGGGCGTTTCCGTGGACGAGCACCACAATAGCAGCGGGACTGGGGGAGGAGCGGGAGAAGCGGATCACCACAGCACCACCGAGCATCACGCCCCTCCGAGCCAtccgcagcaacagcacccgcaccaccagcagcaccaccaccctcacctcctcctccagcagcagcaccatcagCAGGCGGTGGCCCCACTCCCTTTGGCGCACCACCAGAGCGGCGAAGCCCAaagccacgcccacgccaACGCAGCCGCCGCCCATCTGCTGGCCAGCCACAATGCAgcggctgcggctgctgtGGCCGCCGGCCAATACCTGCCCAACCTGCCCAAGAACTTCCCGGGGAGCTTCGGCGACGAGATGTCCTCGTACCACCACATGGCCCAAACCATGCTGCAGCACTCGGGCAGGAGTGCGTGGATCAAGGAGAACGAGCTATACG GAACCCAGCAGCCCGCCAGTCCGGATAGCACCTCCCCAGTTACCTCGGAAGTGTCGTACACCTACATAGGTTCCAATTGCCAGACATCGCCTGCTCTTTCCGGCGATTACAAAAGCTACAGCCGGTCGGCCGATAGCGATGCACTGTCCGTGGGCGACGCCCTGCACACCCTCCACGGATCCTCTGGTAATGGGGGTGCCGGAGGCGCTCCGACGGCCCATGCCCtacacaacaacaataataatacgacaaacaacaataaccaCAGCCTGAAGGCCGAGGGGATCAACGGTGCAGGCAGTGGCCACGACGACAGTCTGAACGAAGATGGCATCGAGGAGGACATCGACGACGTGGATGACGCCGACGGGAGTGGCGGTGGGGATGCGAATGGCTCCGACGGTCTTCCAAATAAGAAACGGAAGCGACGAGTCCTGTTCACCAAGGCGCAAACATATGAGCTGGAACGTCGGTTTCGACAGCAACGTTACTTGAGTGCCCCGGAACGCGAGCACCTGGCCAGTTTGATCCGCCTGACGCCGACACAGGTGAAGATCTGGTTTCAAAACCATCGCTACAAGACGAAGCGGGCGCAAAACGAGAAGGGCTACGAGGGTCATCCTGGCCTACTGCACGGCCATGCCACCCATCCGCATCACCCCAGTGCCCTGCCCTCGCCTCGTCGGGTAGCCGTTCCAGTTCTGGTAAGGAACGGAAAGCCCTGCTTGGGCGATAGTTCCAAACTGGGAGCCGACTGCGTCTCCGTGTCATcagccaccgccaccgccatgCAGAATGCCGCCGCCCATCACTTGGTTGCCCTAAATGGAGCGGCCGCCTATCAACATGCCGCTGCAGCGGCTGCCGGCCTTCACGCCCACGCCCATGCTCACGCCCACGCCCATGGACACGGCCATCCTCACGCCCACGCCCAGAGGGCTGCCTGGTGGCCCTAA